From a region of the Candida albicans SC5314 chromosome 1, complete sequence genome:
- a CDS encoding CCR4-NOT core subunit (Ortholog(s) have role in positive regulation of transcription elongation from RNA polymerase II promoter and CCR4-NOT core complex localization), producing MSDNDSEEDIESFEVDFTVPANAPTSSLTDRHDFIAGLLQLPPGDNNLTQLIFKTIASLCDPFTQPEESADFVLSVDCIADLAIAVSFKSYIEEQSADDIPIESIKFDISTILFTILSKIHVLLNADDELELRYVNNDENHYMANLHIWTPNEIIASNDYNLRLLYSITCVVISAMYKLFIPKSGDYNLTTNPYLHYFLKLWKCHTNIIILGLAIDRRIEFLNLENGENKETPYIIQQTLKGSSSIRCVLAWILNKNPSSAPVLDDDLSIHSESSSDIKNETVFNFIQPLARSNSNGGAISLDMRLVSIALLMLYSGTSFTAGAHQVNEKPSINQEHASRRLNQSTKISEVGDILIDLEYADRFDEDIKYMLECELYDDAEDDKYNEANSKKLFKAELRRGAKGEDVSIIPSEITESLIVPELEFDDLGRDWRDITRGGNNEFNDSFLAKLKEFEALPNKSDSDDFFALWDELYQALEFLSTNSIEGNSQAECKIGQVIINTIAKSILDNKEKRDSSITPMKIYQFWTSSASMEAIRITQEDNNKMIAPIFSVTKFELFFHNNPSLARAAMDEMLMCEGHRKLLIWFLTHIMNLSISLVDYVYELVSGLRGTKDITFPYKFSRKGGKVHLSEIEQSMVLHEFLGNSADYLSATDGIDVHDGYRVFLAESIAKKLLSVLCLMINHLIQMGIIDLSGNKSDHLHDYTNELQVLLINWIGKVPEARRLFFKIKNGNTENKKATNSFDTTVSKEDEINLFEKYEKATTEEISTDLAKNLKNKRIIESFAKRIECHLEAVLSQSGEAPKLEEINDDFRYFLTNFNTLCKVDYLAETLFGKFEPVISSGSISKLDATTEIDEGFDAEFNTEFLNGEGRFEKKETAKPQNGSKKKSKKKKKSKKK from the coding sequence ATGCTGGATAACGATTCGGAAGAAGATATAGAAAGCTTTGAGGTCGACTTTACAGTTCCTGCGAATGCGCCCACTCTGAGTTTAACTGATCGACATGACTTTATTGCAGGACTACTCCAATTGCCACCAGGAGACAATAATCTTACACAGCTAATATTTAAGACAATTGCTTCATTGTGTGATCCTTTTACCCAACCGGAAGAGTCTGCAGATTTTGTCCTAAGCGTTGATTGCATAGCAGATTTGGCTATAGCCGTTCTGTTCAAATCGTACATTGAAGAACAAAGTGCCGATGACATTCCAATcgaatcaattaaatttgatatttccACAATTTTATTCACAATTTTAAGTAAAATACATGTCCTACTAAATGCCGATGATGAGTTAGAATTAAGATATGTTAACAATGATGAAAACCATTATATGGCAAACTTGCACATTTGGACACCAAACGAAATCATTGCAAGCAATGACTATAATCTTAGACTACTTTATTCGATTACCTGTGTTGTGATTTCAGCCATGtacaaattatttattccTAAATCAGGTGATTACAACTTGACTACAAATCCTTACTTGCACTATTTTCTCAAACTATGGAAATGTCACACTAATATCATAATTCTTGGATTAGCAATAGAcagaagaattgaatttctCAATCTCGAAAATGGCGAGAATAAGGAAACACCGTATATAATTCAGCAAACTCTAAAGGGTTCAAGCTCAATACGGTGCGTTCTAGCCTGGATACTAAACAAGAATCCTTCGTCGGCGCCAGTATTAGACGATGATTTGTCTATACATTCAGAACTGTCGTCAGATataaaaaatgaaacagTTTTCAACTTCATACAGCCTTTAGCCAGAAGCAACAGCAATGGAGGAGCAATACTGCTAGATATGAGGTTGGTTTCGATCGCCTTGTTGATGCTATATTCGGGAACATCGTTCACAGCGGGGGCTCATCAAGTCAACGAGAAACCTTCAATTAATCAAGAGCACGCCAGTAGAAGACTAAATCAATCCACAAAAATATCAGAGGTGGGTGACATACTAATTGACTTGGAATATGCTGACAgatttgatgaagatatcAAGTACATGCTTGAATGTGAATTGTATGACGATGCAGAAGACGACAAATATAATGAAGCTAACAGCAAGAAACTATTCAAAGCTGAGTTAAGGAGGGGGGCAAAAGGTGAAGATGTCTCTATAATACCATCTGAGATTACAGAAAGTCTTATTGTACCTGAACTTGAGTTTGACGATTTGGGACGAGATTGGCGAGATATTACTCGAGGAggaaataatgaatttaatgATCTGTTCTTAGCTAAGcttaaagaatttgaagcATTACCAAACAAGAGTGATTCGGATGACTTTTTTGCGTTATGGGACGAATTGTACCAGGCACTTGAATTTTTAAGTACAAATTCTATTGAAGGAAATTCTCAGGCCGAATGTAAAATTGGACAAGTGATAATCAACACGATAGCAAAGTCTATTCTAgacaacaaagaaaagagaGATTCATCAATAACGCCgatgaaaatttatcaattttggaCGTCTCTGGCTAGCATGGAAGCAATCAGGATAACACAAGAAGATAACAATAAGATGATTGCACCTATCTTCAGCGTTACAAAATTTGAGTTGTTTTTCCATAATAACCCACTGCTTGCGAGAGCAGCAATGGACGAAATGTTAATGTGTGAAGGTCATAGAAAGTTGCTCATTTGGTTTTTGACCCATATAATGAATCTATCGATTTCATTAGTGGACTACGTTTATGAATTGGTAAGCGGCCTTCGTGGCACTAAAGATATAACTTTTCCTTACAAGTTTTCCAGAAAGGGAGGAAAAGTACACCTAAGCGAAATTGAACAGCTGATGGTTTTGCATGAGTTCTTGGGCAACAGTGCTGATTATTTGTCAGCAACCGATGGGATCGATGTACACGATGGCTATCGAGTCTTCCTAGCAGAATCAATTGCAAAGAAGCTTTTGTCTGTACTATGTCTTATGATCAACCATTTAATTCAGATGGGTATTATAGATTTGTCTGGAAACAAGTCCGATCATCTCCATGATTATACAAATGAGTTGCAAGTGTTGCTTATAAATTGGATTGGCAAAGTTCCAGAGGCAAGGAGattatttttcaagatTAAAAATGGCAATactgaaaataaaaaggcAACTAACAGTTTTGATACGACAGTTTCAAAAGAGGATGAAATAAacttgtttgaaaaatatgaaaaagcTACAACTGAAGAAATCAGCACGGACTTAgctaaaaatttaaaaaataaaaggaTCATCGAGTCGTTTgcaaaaagaattgaatgtCATCTAGAAGCTGTGTTAAGCCAAAGCGGAGAAGCACCAAAGTTGGAAGAAATAAATGACGACTTCAGATATTTCCTAACCAACTTTAACACGTTATGTAAAGTCGACTATCTTGCAGAAACTCTTTTTGGGAAATTTGAACCAGTTATCTCATCAGGGTCGATATCGAAGTTGGATGCAACTACAGAAATTGACGAGGGCTTTGACGCAGAGTTTAATACAGAATTCCTAAATGGAGAAGgtagatttgaaaaaaaagaaacagcAAAGCCACAGAATGGttctaaaaagaaatcaaaaaagaagaaaaaatccaaaaagaAGTAG
- a CDS encoding uncharacterized protein (Ortholog of C. dubliniensis CD36 : Cd36_06470, C. parapsilosis CDC317 : CPAR2_208960, Candida tenuis NRRL Y-1498 : CANTEDRAFT_114040 and Pichia stipitis Pignal : PICST_51125), translated as MSSLTSEMLKNSQQHRRVTRHLLNNIAKPSLRAFLYAYLYLVLPKAIGQILSAIRKNKYDKIIPRVKKTMINALHPRKFPMFAASLVAGINLLEPMFLKLLKRNNRLAKSPTSRVFVSTLLAALISAIVTFPTYQTHVLGYGRYNSLDLTLLVATRALDTTLSSSLSKITPSSLSDYGDALLFIASCTCIMFCWFFYPEKLPPSYHKWITSAANMDIEFWEILRLVQQKKLVYGEHGPYEDYLGPYFEKHGRDPKRGNTVLTQPIECEAVHAFTTKSCELHALWRFWRGFKFAIGVYAPLNLLMLIFPSKVKMSARLFRAIKSSIRSASFLGAFIGFYWYAVCLARTRLLPKLFPKIPRVRFDDTICAASGAFMCGFSSFIETPQRRKELALFVAPRGLGTLVPSEPTKKNLAIESIVFSIGLAVLVAYSKNRASSVRGIFGKGLKQVFVI; from the coding sequence ATGCTGTCCTTAACTTCTGAGATGTTGAAAAACAGTCAACAACACAGACGTGTTACCAGACATCTACTCAATAACATAGCTAAACCATCTTTAAGAGCTTTCTTATACGCCTACCTTTATTTGGTTTTACCAAAAGCCATAGGTCAGATTTTGAGTGCCATTAGGAAAAACAAATACGACAAAATCATTCCTAGGGTGAAAAAAACCATGATAAATGCCTTGCATCCTCGAAAATTCCCAATGTTTGCTGCTAGTTTGGTGGCAGGAATAAATCTTTTGGAACCAATGTTtctaaaattgttgaagagAAATAACAGGTTGGCAAAGAGCCCCACTTCAAGAGTATTTGTGTCCACACTATTAGCCGCGTTGATTTCTGCCATAGTGACATTTCCAACCTACCAAACCCATGTTCTTGGCTACGGAAGATATAACTCTTTGGACTTGACTTTGTTAGTAGCGACGAGAGCGTTAGATACCACCCTTTCTTCGTCCTTGTCTAAAATTACACCAAGCAGCTTATCAGATTACGGAGACGCACTCTTATTTATTGCAAGTTGCACCTGTATTATGTTTTGTTGGTTCTTTTATCCTGAAAAGTTACCACCTAGTTATCACAAATGGATCACATCGGCTGCTAACATGGATATCGAATTTTGGGAGATTTTGAGGTTAGTTCAACAGAAGAAACTTGTGTACGGAGAACATGGACCGTATGAGGATTACTTGGGTCCTTATTTTGAAAAGCATGGCAGGGATCCCAAACGTGGTAACACTGTTTTGACTCAACCAATAGAATGTGAAGCTGTCCATGCGTTTACAACAAAGAGTTGCGAACTTCACGCCTTGTGGAGGTTCTGGAGGGGATTCAAATTTGCCATTGGTGTTTATGCACCCTTGAacttgttgatgttgatcTTCCCGCTGAAAGTCAAAATGTCGGCTCGTCTATTCCGTGCAATCAAGTCTTCAATCCGCTCCGCAAGTTTCTTAGGTGCATTTATTGGATTTTATTGGTACGCAGTATGCTTAGCAAGAACCAGATTACTACCAAAGTTGTTCCCTAAAATCCCAAGAGTAAGATTCGATGACACTATTTGTGCTGCCAGTGGTGCCTTCATGTGCGGCTTTTCATCTTTCATTGAAACCCCACAGAGACGTAAGGAATTGGCGTTGTTTGTTGCTCCTAGAGGACTTGGAACATTGGTTCCGCTGGAgccaacaaagaaaaacctAGCCATTGAAAGTATTGTGTTTTCAATTGGGTTAGCTGTTTTGGTCGCTTATTCCAAGAATCGAGCTTCAAGTGTAAGAGGTATTTTTGGGAAAGGATTAAAACAGGTTTTTGTAATCTAA